A single region of the Leptothrix cholodnii SP-6 genome encodes:
- a CDS encoding FAD-binding oxidoreductase, which produces MTAIPSLDDLRATFGGRLLTDPTEMAPFLTDWRGKWTGRALAVAQPDRATDVAAVLRWCHEHQVPVVPQGGNTGLSGGSVPDDSGRALLLSLTRLNRVREVDVLNNTLTVEAGVTLAQVQAAALAAERLFPLSLAAKGSCTIGGNLATNAGGVQVLRYGNARELCLGLEVVTAEGELWGGLRALRKDNTGYDLRDLYIGSEGTLGVITAAVLKLFPLPAAQAVALAAVPSPADAVKLLQQAQAVLGAQLTAFELISDTCLGLVEKHVPGSRRPLADAAPWYVLIEASDAEDQSHADAAIEALLESALEQGLASDAAVSSSLAQFEALWALRENISESQGAEGKTIKHDIALPISRIAEFIEATDAAITSTFPSVRLVVFGHLGDGNLHYNLSPAVGRTGAGHAADFLALEAPLNRLVHDAVAARGGSISAEHGLGVLRRDESTRYKSAVELGLMRALKDALDPLGLMNPGKFLG; this is translated from the coding sequence ATGACCGCAATCCCCTCGCTCGACGATCTGCGCGCCACCTTCGGCGGCCGGCTGCTCACCGATCCCACCGAGATGGCGCCGTTCCTGACCGACTGGCGCGGCAAGTGGACCGGCCGCGCCCTGGCCGTGGCCCAGCCCGACCGCGCCACCGACGTGGCCGCGGTGCTGCGCTGGTGCCATGAGCATCAGGTTCCGGTCGTTCCCCAAGGCGGCAACACGGGGCTGTCGGGCGGCTCGGTGCCCGATGACTCCGGCCGCGCGCTGCTGCTGTCGCTGACACGCCTGAACCGCGTGCGCGAGGTCGACGTGCTCAACAACACGCTCACCGTCGAGGCCGGCGTCACGCTGGCGCAGGTGCAGGCTGCGGCGCTGGCGGCCGAGCGGCTGTTCCCGCTCAGCCTGGCGGCCAAGGGCAGTTGCACCATCGGCGGCAACCTGGCCACCAACGCCGGCGGCGTGCAGGTGCTGCGTTACGGCAACGCCCGCGAGCTGTGCCTGGGCCTGGAGGTGGTGACCGCCGAGGGCGAACTTTGGGGCGGCCTGCGCGCGCTGCGCAAGGACAACACCGGCTACGACCTGCGCGACCTCTACATCGGCAGCGAGGGCACGCTGGGTGTCATCACCGCGGCGGTGCTGAAGCTGTTCCCGCTGCCGGCGGCGCAGGCGGTGGCGCTGGCGGCGGTGCCGTCGCCGGCCGATGCGGTCAAGCTGCTGCAGCAGGCGCAGGCCGTGCTCGGCGCGCAGCTCACGGCTTTCGAGCTGATCAGCGACACCTGCCTCGGCCTGGTCGAAAAACACGTGCCCGGCAGCCGTCGCCCGCTGGCCGATGCCGCGCCGTGGTACGTGCTGATCGAGGCGAGCGACGCCGAGGACCAGTCCCACGCCGACGCCGCGATCGAGGCGCTGCTGGAGTCCGCGCTGGAGCAGGGCCTGGCCAGTGACGCGGCGGTGTCGAGCTCGCTGGCGCAGTTCGAGGCGCTGTGGGCGCTGCGCGAGAACATCTCCGAATCGCAGGGCGCCGAAGGCAAGACCATCAAGCACGACATCGCCTTGCCGATCTCGCGCATCGCCGAGTTCATCGAGGCCACCGATGCGGCGATCACGTCGACTTTCCCGAGCGTGCGGCTGGTCGTGTTCGGCCACCTCGGCGACGGCAACCTGCACTACAACCTGTCGCCCGCCGTGGGCCGCACCGGCGCCGGACACGCCGCCGATTTCCTCGCGCTGGAGGCGCCGCTGAACCGGCTGGTGCACGACGCGGTGGCCGCACGCGGCGGCTCGATTTCGGCCGAACACGGCCTGGGCGTGCTGCGCCGCGACGAATCGACGCGCTACAAGTCGGCGGTCGAGCTCGGGCTGATGCGTGCGCTCAAGGACGCGCTCGATCCGCTCGGGTTGATGAACCCGGGCAAATTTCTGGGCTGA
- a CDS encoding NAD(P)H-dependent flavin oxidoreductase → MTALQDLLHIDRPIIQAPMAGAQGSAMAIAVSEAGGLGSLPCAMLTPAALRTELTAIRAATQRPFNVNFFCHRPPVHDAAREAAWQDTLAPYYREFGLDPAAIQPGPGRAPFNAEFAAVLAEFRPPVVSFHFGLPDAALLAPIKAWGAKVLSSATTVDEARWLVQHGADAVIAQGLEAGGHRGLFLSDDSNDISTQVGTFALLPQIVRAVPVPVIAAGGIADASGVAAALALGAAGVQVGTAYLLCPEASISALHRAALASPAAAHTALTNLFTGRPARGIVNRLMRECGPISALAPAFPLATAAIAPLRAAAEARGSADFTPLWAGQNVSGCQALPAGELTRRLCPVADEKA, encoded by the coding sequence ATGACCGCCTTGCAGGACCTGCTTCACATCGACCGGCCGATCATCCAGGCGCCCATGGCCGGCGCCCAGGGCAGCGCGATGGCGATCGCCGTCAGCGAGGCCGGCGGGCTGGGCTCGCTGCCGTGCGCGATGCTCACGCCGGCCGCCCTGCGCACCGAGCTGACGGCGATCCGTGCCGCCACGCAGCGGCCGTTCAACGTCAACTTCTTCTGCCACCGCCCGCCGGTGCATGACGCCGCGCGCGAGGCCGCCTGGCAGGACACGCTCGCGCCGTATTACCGCGAGTTCGGTCTCGACCCCGCCGCGATCCAGCCCGGCCCGGGCCGCGCGCCCTTCAACGCCGAGTTCGCCGCGGTGCTGGCCGAGTTCCGCCCGCCGGTGGTGAGCTTCCACTTCGGCCTGCCCGACGCCGCGCTGCTGGCGCCGATCAAGGCCTGGGGCGCCAAGGTGCTGTCGTCGGCCACCACGGTCGACGAGGCGCGCTGGCTGGTGCAGCACGGCGCCGACGCGGTGATCGCGCAGGGCCTGGAGGCCGGCGGTCACCGCGGCCTGTTCCTCAGCGATGACAGCAACGACATCAGCACCCAGGTCGGCACCTTCGCGCTGCTGCCGCAGATCGTGCGCGCCGTGCCGGTGCCGGTGATCGCCGCCGGCGGCATCGCCGATGCCTCCGGCGTGGCCGCGGCGCTGGCGCTGGGCGCGGCGGGCGTGCAGGTCGGCACCGCCTACCTGCTGTGCCCCGAGGCCAGCATCAGCGCCTTGCACCGCGCCGCGCTCGCCAGCCCGGCGGCGGCGCACACGGCGCTGACCAACCTGTTCACCGGCAGGCCGGCGCGCGGCATCGTCAACCGGCTGATGCGCGAGTGCGGACCGATCAGCGCGCTGGCGCCGGCCTTCCCGCTCGCCACCGCCGCGATCGCGCCGCTGCGCGCGGCCGCCGAGGCGCGTGGCAGCGCCGATTTCACGCCGCTGTGGGCGGGCCAGAACGTCTCGGGCTGCCAGGCGCTGCCGGCCGGTGAACTGACGCGGCGACTGTGCCCCGTCGCCGACGAGAAGGCCTGA
- a CDS encoding DUF1924 domain-containing protein, whose translation MHPRWNVYRALRLAAVLAVTCTASLTAHAGAATTPQDQLKSYVDAAGAPAQAARGEQFFNSRHGADWSCSSCHTLKPAADGKHASTGKRIAPMAPAANPERFTDVAKIEKWFGRNCKDVLARACTPAEKADVMAYLMSIKS comes from the coding sequence ATGCACCCACGATGGAATGTCTACCGCGCCCTGCGGCTCGCCGCAGTGCTTGCCGTGACCTGCACCGCCAGCCTGACCGCACACGCCGGCGCGGCCACCACGCCGCAGGATCAGCTCAAGAGCTATGTCGACGCCGCCGGCGCACCGGCCCAGGCCGCACGCGGCGAGCAGTTCTTCAACAGCCGCCACGGCGCGGACTGGAGCTGCTCGTCGTGCCACACGCTCAAGCCGGCTGCCGACGGCAAGCACGCCAGCACCGGCAAACGCATCGCGCCGATGGCGCCGGCCGCCAACCCGGAGCGCTTCACCGACGTCGCCAAGATCGAGAAGTGGTTCGGCCGCAACTGCAAGGACGTGCTCGCCCGAGCCTGCACCCCCGCTGAAAAGGCCGACGTGATGGCCTACCTGATGAGCATCAAATCATGA
- a CDS encoding diheme cytochrome c codes for MNSNLSSNGTGSLMAPRSKWMRVSLALLTLGLGLGIAEVAQADSDRKLRVPLNPSYVTECAACHVAYPPGLLPAQSWQRLMGGLDKHFGNDATVDAAAAKEIGAWLVQNAGRSDQAAPPQDRITLSRWFQKEHDEIDAATWKRPSIKSAANCSACHGNTEQGRYSEHDVKIPK; via the coding sequence ATGAATTCCAACCTGTCTTCCAACGGCACCGGATCGCTGATGGCGCCGCGCAGCAAGTGGATGCGGGTGTCGCTGGCCTTGCTGACGCTGGGCCTGGGCCTGGGCATTGCCGAGGTGGCCCAGGCCGACAGCGACCGCAAGCTGCGCGTGCCGCTCAACCCGAGCTACGTGACCGAGTGCGCCGCCTGCCACGTCGCCTACCCGCCGGGGCTGCTGCCGGCCCAGTCGTGGCAGCGCCTGATGGGCGGGCTCGACAAGCACTTCGGCAACGACGCCACGGTCGACGCTGCCGCGGCCAAGGAGATCGGCGCCTGGCTGGTTCAGAACGCCGGCCGGAGCGATCAGGCCGCGCCACCGCAAGACCGCATCACCTTGAGCCGCTGGTTCCAGAAGGAGCACGACGAGATCGACGCCGCCACCTGGAAGCGCCCCTCGATCAAGAGCGCGGCCAACTGCTCGGCCTGCCACGGCAACACCGAGCAGGGCCGCTACAGCGAACACGACGTGAAGATCCCGAAATGA
- a CDS encoding cytochrome b/b6 domain-containing protein: MSTHTSPCEPTGRVLVWDLPVRVFHWLLAISFAGAWLTSESERWHLAHITFGYTMAGLVAFRLVWGLVGTRHARFASFVRAPAAAWRYLKSLVTPTPEHPIGHNPAGALAIVGLLALIALTTATGWANENDLAGDWLEELHELGANALMLLVLVHLVGVAVGSLMHRENLVRSMITGMKRGPAAQGITRSWRWLGALVLLAVLGFWGLQWQTAPTPEQLAEATSAGQSGRDHDDDD, from the coding sequence ATGAGCACGCACACGAGCCCCTGCGAGCCGACCGGCCGGGTGCTGGTCTGGGACCTGCCGGTGCGGGTCTTCCACTGGCTGCTGGCGATCAGCTTTGCCGGCGCCTGGCTGACCTCCGAGAGCGAGCGCTGGCACCTGGCGCACATCACCTTCGGCTACACGATGGCGGGGCTGGTGGCCTTCCGGCTGGTGTGGGGGCTGGTGGGCACGCGGCATGCGCGTTTTGCCTCGTTCGTGCGCGCACCGGCCGCCGCCTGGCGCTATCTGAAATCGCTCGTCACGCCGACGCCCGAGCACCCGATCGGCCACAACCCGGCCGGCGCGCTGGCGATCGTCGGCCTGCTGGCGCTGATCGCCCTGACCACCGCCACCGGCTGGGCCAACGAGAACGACCTGGCCGGCGACTGGCTCGAGGAGCTGCACGAACTCGGCGCCAACGCCCTGATGCTGCTGGTGCTGGTGCACCTGGTCGGCGTGGCGGTGGGCAGCCTGATGCACCGCGAGAACCTGGTGCGCAGCATGATCACCGGCATGAAACGCGGCCCGGCCGCACAAGGCATCACGCGCTCGTGGCGCTGGCTGGGCGCGCTGGTGCTGCTGGCGGTGCTGGGTTTCTGGGGCCTGCAATGGCAGACTGCGCCGACCCCGGAGCAGCTGGCCGAGGCCACCTCGGCCGGCCAGTCCGGCCGTGACCATGACGACGACGATTGA
- a CDS encoding response regulator: protein MRILLVEDDPLLGDALRAGLRQQGFQVDWVREGPAAERELLTGAYQAAVLDLGLPGKDGIEVLADLRRRKIATPVLVLTARAAVRDRVHCLDLGADDYVVKPVDLDELAARLRALVRRAHGQVEDNLRVGEVELRPGSRDVFFRGERIALAVREFDLLHALLLNAGRVLTRDQIEQHLYSWGREVESNAIEVHIHHLRKKLAPELIETVRGVGYMIARVDG from the coding sequence ATGCGCATCCTGCTGGTTGAAGACGATCCCCTGCTCGGCGACGCGCTGCGCGCCGGCCTGCGCCAGCAGGGTTTCCAGGTCGACTGGGTGCGCGAGGGGCCGGCCGCCGAACGCGAGCTGCTGACCGGCGCCTACCAGGCCGCGGTGCTCGACCTCGGCCTGCCCGGCAAGGACGGCATCGAGGTGCTGGCCGACCTGCGCCGGCGCAAGATCGCCACCCCGGTGCTGGTGCTGACCGCGCGTGCGGCGGTGCGCGACCGGGTGCACTGCCTCGACCTCGGCGCCGACGACTACGTCGTCAAGCCGGTCGACCTCGACGAACTGGCCGCCCGCCTGCGCGCGCTGGTGCGGCGCGCCCACGGTCAGGTCGAGGACAACCTGCGGGTCGGAGAGGTCGAGCTGCGCCCGGGCTCGCGCGACGTCTTCTTCCGCGGCGAGCGGATCGCGCTGGCGGTGCGCGAGTTCGACCTGCTGCACGCGCTGCTGCTCAACGCCGGGCGGGTGCTCACGCGAGACCAGATCGAGCAGCATCTGTACAGCTGGGGCCGCGAGGTCGAGAGCAACGCGATCGAGGTGCACATCCACCACCTGCGCAAGAAGCTCGCGCCCGAGCTGATCGAGACGGTGCGCGGCGTCGGCTACATGATCGCGCGCGTCGACGGCTGA
- a CDS encoding ATP-binding protein yields the protein MAAPEPLTVPGRARSHSLQGRLVALVLSVVTAAWLIAALLIWRDTEHELEELLDGHLAQAAALLVAQQSPEFDDDELEDAPNLYRYAPRVAFQFWHEGELVLRSANAPAEPMSTLIRGIETRRIGDDAWRVFATRGKESDVQVFVGERIQAREDILGALIRNLFMPLALVLPLLALALWWAVRVGLAPLRQLAALLRQREPQALDTLHLPAPFVEMAPLLEALNRLFERIAMLLEQERRFNADAAHELTTPIAAIRAQAQVALRESDAEQRQHALRATLSGCDRASHLVAQLLQLARIESADADERAAQAPLDLSALTRSVLADLSPAARARGQSIELDAPPHCQARGDAALLGVLMRNLVDNAIRYSPPGTPILVTIGDGTDEPGGTRGRAPSWQIDDGGPGLADAELARLGERFFRVLGNDAPGSGLGWSIVRRIARALGLSVEVERSRRLGGLAVRLRWPEPGARPGGSVAR from the coding sequence ATGGCAGCGCCCGAGCCTCTGACGGTGCCCGGCCGAGCCCGCAGCCACTCGCTGCAGGGCCGGCTGGTGGCGCTGGTGCTGTCGGTCGTCACCGCCGCGTGGCTGATCGCGGCGCTGCTGATCTGGCGCGACACCGAACACGAGCTCGAAGAGCTGCTCGACGGCCATCTGGCGCAGGCGGCGGCGCTGCTGGTGGCGCAGCAGTCACCCGAGTTCGACGACGACGAGCTCGAGGACGCGCCCAACCTGTACCGCTATGCACCACGGGTGGCGTTCCAGTTCTGGCACGAGGGCGAGCTGGTGCTGCGCTCGGCCAATGCGCCGGCCGAGCCGATGTCGACGCTGATACGCGGCATCGAGACCCGCCGCATCGGTGACGACGCCTGGCGGGTGTTCGCCACCCGCGGCAAGGAAAGCGACGTGCAGGTGTTCGTCGGCGAGCGCATCCAGGCGCGCGAGGACATCCTGGGCGCGCTGATCCGCAACCTGTTCATGCCGCTGGCGCTGGTGCTGCCGCTGCTGGCGCTGGCGCTGTGGTGGGCGGTGCGGGTGGGCCTGGCGCCGCTGCGCCAGCTCGCCGCGCTGCTGCGCCAGCGCGAGCCGCAGGCGCTCGACACGCTGCACCTGCCGGCGCCTTTTGTCGAGATGGCGCCGCTGCTCGAGGCGCTGAACCGGCTGTTCGAGCGCATCGCGATGCTGCTCGAACAGGAGCGCCGCTTCAACGCCGACGCAGCCCACGAGCTGACCACGCCGATCGCCGCCATCCGCGCCCAGGCCCAGGTGGCGCTGCGCGAGAGCGATGCCGAGCAGCGCCAGCACGCCCTGCGCGCCACGCTGTCGGGCTGCGACCGCGCCAGCCACCTGGTGGCGCAGCTGCTGCAGCTGGCGCGCATCGAAAGTGCCGACGCCGACGAGCGCGCGGCACAGGCGCCGCTCGACCTGAGCGCCCTGACCCGCAGCGTGCTGGCCGACCTGAGCCCGGCGGCGCGCGCACGCGGGCAGTCGATCGAGCTCGACGCACCGCCGCACTGCCAGGCCCGCGGCGACGCCGCGCTGCTGGGCGTGCTGATGCGCAACCTGGTCGACAACGCGATCCGCTACAGCCCGCCGGGCACGCCGATCCTGGTCACGATCGGCGACGGCACGGACGAACCGGGCGGCACCCGCGGCCGCGCGCCGAGCTGGCAGATCGACGACGGCGGCCCCGGCCTCGCCGACGCCGAGCTGGCGCGGCTGGGCGAGCGTTTCTTCCGCGTGCTCGGCAACGATGCGCCGGGCAGCGGGCTGGGCTGGTCGATCGTGCGGCGCATCGCCCGCGCGCTGGGGCTGAGCGTCGAGGTCGAGCGCTCGCGCCGGCTCGGCGGCCTGGCGGTGCGGCTGCGCTGGCCCGAGCCGGGCGCCCGACCGGGTGGGAGCGTGGCGCGCTGA
- a CDS encoding bifunctional metallophosphatase/5'-nucleotidase, translating into MRITRLICPPLIAALAALSGCGLFGPREAPPVAVKVLAINDFHGNLKPPLGGVRIRDPQDAGKTVSVPAGGAEHLASALREARAKNPNHIFVAAGDLVGASPLLSALFHDEPTIEALGLMGLEASAVGNHEFDRGAAELLRQQNGGCHPKDGCRGPQDFRGARFQYLAASTIDTRTGRTLLPAYHVKRFEGIPVAFVGLTLAGTPRIVTPAGVAGLAFRDEAQTVNALVPQLRAQGIEAIVVLIHEGGFPSGDHNECPGISGPIVGIVERLDPAVDLVVSGHTHRAYNCRIGGRLVTSADKYGTVLTEIDLQLDPRSGDVLQARADNLIVRTDRYARDAEQSRLIARYETLAAPLAGRVVGYMSGRLTREENAAGESVIGQVVADAQLMATEHPLSGGAQIALMNPGGLRADLAAGDGGVVRYEDIFAVQPFYNNLVTLSLTGAQLRQLLEQQWLDQPRPRILQVSRGFSYSWDASRPPGQRVRADSLRLNGQPIGADTRYRVSVNSFLASGGDGFSVFRQGLEPVTGMMDVDAFEAYFRSHERLDVRHDERIRRLP; encoded by the coding sequence ATGCGCATCACCCGCCTGATCTGCCCGCCCCTGATCGCCGCCCTCGCCGCCTTGTCCGGCTGCGGCCTGTTCGGCCCGCGCGAGGCCCCGCCGGTGGCGGTCAAGGTGCTGGCGATCAACGACTTCCACGGCAACCTGAAGCCCCCGCTGGGCGGCGTGCGCATCCGCGATCCGCAGGATGCGGGCAAGACCGTCAGCGTCCCCGCCGGCGGCGCCGAGCACCTGGCCAGCGCGCTGCGCGAGGCCCGCGCGAAGAACCCGAACCACATCTTCGTCGCCGCCGGTGACCTGGTGGGCGCCAGCCCGCTGCTGTCGGCGCTGTTCCACGACGAGCCGACGATCGAGGCGCTCGGCCTGATGGGCCTGGAGGCCAGCGCGGTCGGCAACCACGAGTTCGACCGCGGCGCGGCCGAGCTGCTGCGCCAGCAGAACGGCGGCTGCCACCCGAAGGACGGCTGCCGCGGCCCGCAGGACTTTCGCGGCGCGCGCTTCCAGTACCTGGCCGCCAGCACGATCGACACGCGCACCGGCCGGACCTTGCTGCCGGCCTATCACGTCAAGCGTTTCGAGGGCATCCCGGTGGCCTTCGTCGGCCTGACGCTGGCCGGCACGCCGCGCATCGTGACGCCCGCCGGCGTGGCCGGGCTCGCGTTCCGCGACGAGGCGCAGACCGTCAACGCGCTGGTGCCGCAGCTGCGCGCGCAGGGCATCGAGGCGATCGTGGTGCTGATCCACGAGGGCGGTTTCCCGAGCGGCGACCACAACGAGTGCCCGGGCATCTCGGGGCCGATCGTGGGCATCGTCGAGCGGCTCGACCCGGCCGTCGACCTGGTGGTCAGCGGCCACACCCACCGCGCCTACAACTGCCGCATCGGCGGGCGGCTCGTCACCAGCGCCGACAAGTACGGCACCGTGCTGACCGAGATCGACCTGCAGCTCGACCCGCGCAGCGGCGACGTGCTGCAGGCGCGCGCCGACAACCTGATCGTGCGCACCGACCGCTACGCCCGTGACGCCGAACAGAGCCGCCTGATCGCCCGCTACGAAACGCTCGCCGCGCCGCTGGCCGGGCGGGTGGTCGGCTACATGAGCGGGCGCCTGACACGCGAGGAAAACGCCGCCGGCGAATCCGTCATCGGCCAGGTGGTGGCCGACGCCCAGCTGATGGCCACCGAACACCCGCTCAGCGGCGGCGCCCAGATCGCGCTGATGAACCCGGGCGGCCTGCGCGCCGACCTGGCCGCGGGCGACGGCGGCGTGGTGCGCTACGAGGACATCTTTGCGGTGCAGCCGTTCTACAACAACCTCGTCACGCTCTCGCTGACCGGCGCGCAGCTGCGCCAGCTGCTCGAACAGCAGTGGCTCGACCAGCCCCGGCCGCGCATCCTGCAGGTCTCGCGCGGTTTCAGCTACAGCTGGGACGCCAGCCGCCCGCCCGGCCAGCGCGTGCGGGCCGACAGCCTGCGGCTCAACGGTCAGCCGATCGGGGCGGACACGCGCTACCGGGTGTCGGTCAACAGCTTCCTGGCCTCGGGCGGCGACGGGTTCTCGGTCTTCAGGCAGGGCCTGGAGCCGGTCACCGGGATGATGGACGTCGACGCCTTCGAAGCGTATTTCCGCAGCCACGAGCGGCTTGACGTACGTCACGACGAACGCATCCGCCGCCTGCCCTGA
- the serC gene encoding 3-phosphoserine/phosphohydroxythreonine transaminase, producing MTRVFNFSAGPAALPESVLRQAADEMLDWHGSGMSVMEMSHRGREFISIHAEAESLLRELLAVPAGYKVLFLQGGALGENAFIPMNLLRGKTSIDFVNTGEWSKKSIKEARKYARANVVASAAETGFDRVPARDTWQLDPDAAYVHICSNETIGGVEYHWTPDTAGVPLVADMSSNLLSRPVDVSKYALIYGGAQKNIGPAGLTIVIVREDLLGQALPITPSVFDFKEQADNDSMLNTPPTYAIYMAGLVFNWIKAQGGLVAMEAHNRQKAALLYDFLDASKFFSSPVARADRSLMNVPFKLRDESLDAEFLKGAQARGMLQLKGHRSVGGMRASIYNAMPIEGVQALVAYLKEFEARHG from the coding sequence ATGACACGCGTGTTCAACTTCAGCGCCGGCCCGGCGGCCTTGCCCGAGTCCGTGCTGCGCCAGGCGGCCGACGAGATGCTCGACTGGCACGGCTCGGGCATGTCGGTGATGGAGATGAGCCACCGCGGCCGCGAGTTCATCTCCATCCACGCCGAGGCCGAGAGCCTGCTGCGCGAGCTGCTGGCGGTGCCCGCCGGCTACAAGGTGCTGTTCCTGCAGGGCGGCGCGCTCGGCGAGAACGCCTTCATCCCGATGAACCTGCTGCGCGGCAAGACCAGCATCGACTTCGTCAACACCGGCGAGTGGTCGAAGAAGTCGATCAAGGAAGCCAGGAAGTACGCCCGCGCCAATGTGGTCGCCAGCGCCGCGGAGACCGGCTTCGACCGCGTGCCCGCACGCGACACCTGGCAGCTCGACCCCGACGCGGCCTACGTGCACATCTGCTCGAACGAGACCATCGGCGGCGTCGAATACCACTGGACGCCCGACACCGCCGGCGTGCCGCTGGTGGCCGACATGTCGAGCAACCTGCTGAGCCGCCCGGTCGACGTCTCGAAGTACGCGCTGATCTACGGCGGCGCGCAGAAGAACATCGGCCCGGCCGGCCTGACGATCGTGATCGTGCGCGAAGACCTGCTCGGCCAGGCCCTGCCGATCACGCCCTCGGTGTTCGACTTCAAGGAGCAGGCCGACAACGACTCGATGCTCAACACCCCGCCGACCTACGCGATCTACATGGCCGGCCTGGTGTTCAACTGGATCAAGGCGCAGGGCGGTCTGGTGGCGATGGAGGCGCACAACCGCCAGAAGGCGGCGCTGCTGTACGACTTTCTCGATGCCAGCAAGTTCTTCTCGAGCCCGGTGGCGCGCGCGGACCGCTCGCTGATGAACGTGCCGTTCAAGCTGCGCGACGAGTCGCTCGACGCCGAGTTCCTGAAGGGCGCGCAGGCGCGCGGCATGCTGCAGTTGAAGGGCCACCGCTCGGTGGGCGGCATGCGCGCCTCGATCTACAACGCCATGCCGATCGAGGGGGTGCAGGCGCTGGTCGCCTACCTGAAGGAATTCGAGGCCCGCCATGGCTAG
- a CDS encoding phosphoglycerate dehydrogenase, which translates to MARTFEILVLNQISASGLKRLPAPRYHVGKEVTQPDAVLLRSADMHTMAIPASVQAVARAGAGTNNIPVPALSARGVPVFNAPGGNANAVKELVLTGMLLAARNVPAALQFVAGLDTAAADLDQVVEDGKKAFAGYELAGHTLGIVGLGKVGALVADAAIKLGMDVLGYDPEITVDAAWSLPSQVRRATSVAEVLKSGHFVTLHVPLVKATRDLVNADNIALMRRGAVLLNFSRDGVVNEQAVLGALAGKHLGRYVCDFPSAALAGNDGVIALPHLGASTREAEDNCAVMVAQQLRDYLEHGNVANAVNFPSVSMARESAWRVAIANANVPNMLGQISTTMARAGLNIHNMVNKSRGDVAYTLVDVDSPVSAQVLAELAAIAGVLAVRYLPQPTDGATSDPD; encoded by the coding sequence ATGGCTAGGACCTTCGAGATCCTGGTGCTCAACCAGATCTCGGCCAGCGGCCTCAAGCGCCTGCCGGCGCCGAGGTATCACGTCGGCAAGGAGGTCACGCAACCCGACGCCGTGCTGCTGCGTTCGGCCGACATGCACACGATGGCGATCCCGGCCAGCGTGCAGGCGGTCGCCCGGGCCGGCGCCGGCACCAACAACATCCCCGTGCCGGCGCTCAGCGCTCGCGGCGTGCCGGTCTTCAACGCACCGGGCGGCAACGCCAACGCGGTCAAGGAACTGGTGCTGACCGGCATGCTGCTGGCCGCGCGCAACGTGCCGGCGGCGCTGCAGTTCGTGGCCGGCCTCGACACCGCGGCGGCCGATCTCGACCAGGTCGTCGAGGACGGCAAGAAGGCCTTTGCCGGCTACGAGCTGGCCGGCCACACGCTGGGCATCGTCGGCCTGGGCAAGGTCGGCGCGCTGGTGGCCGACGCCGCGATCAAGCTCGGCATGGACGTGCTGGGCTACGACCCCGAGATCACGGTCGACGCCGCCTGGAGCCTGCCCTCGCAGGTGCGCCGCGCCACCAGCGTGGCCGAGGTGCTCAAGAGCGGCCATTTCGTGACGCTGCACGTGCCGCTGGTCAAGGCCACGCGCGACCTCGTCAACGCCGACAACATCGCCCTGATGCGCCGCGGCGCGGTGCTGCTCAACTTCTCGCGCGACGGCGTGGTCAACGAGCAGGCGGTGCTCGGCGCGCTGGCGGGCAAGCACCTGGGCCGCTACGTCTGCGATTTCCCGAGCGCGGCGCTGGCCGGCAACGACGGCGTGATCGCGCTGCCGCACCTGGGCGCCTCGACCCGCGAGGCCGAGGACAACTGCGCCGTGATGGTGGCGCAGCAGCTGCGCGACTACCTCGAGCACGGCAACGTCGCCAACGCGGTGAACTTCCCGTCGGTCAGCATGGCGCGCGAGTCGGCCTGGCGGGTGGCGATCGCCAACGCCAACGTGCCCAACATGCTGGGCCAGATCTCGACCACGATGGCGCGCGCCGGGCTCAACATCCACAACATGGTCAACAAGTCGAGGGGCGACGTGGCCTACACGCTGGTCGACGTCGACAGCCCCGTGAGCGCGCAGGTGCTGGCCGAGCTGGCGGCGATCGCCGGCGTGCTGGCGGTGCGCTACCTGCCGCAACCGACCGACGGCGCGACCTCAGATCCGGACTGA